CTCGTGGCCGGCTTGCCGGGCAAAACGATCAGCCCACTATTGCCGCCGATCAACAGTTCGTTGAACGTGGTCAAGCGCAGAGCACCGCCCGGATTGTTGGCCGTGCCATGACAATCGAGGCAGTTTTCAACCAGCACCGGGGCAATATCGCGCGAGAAGCGGATCGTTTCATGTCCGTTTGCGGCCATCACTTCGAGTTTTTGCTCGGGCTGCATGTTCGCGCCGGCAACCGGCCCAACGAGTGTCTTGATCGATTGCGTTGCGTTGGCGCCGTCGAACTTGGCTCCCTGGTCGATCCATTTGGTGAGCATGGTGAGTTCGACCATCTCGACCTTGCCGCCGCCGCGAGGCATATCGCCCGATTCGATCACTTCATAGATCCGGCTTCCCTTGCCGTCGCCCGGCATGACAACCGACAGATTCTTGGCCCCTTTCATCAGGGACGCATAGCTGTCCATACTGAACGCGCCGAGGTTTTTGTCCACATGGCATTTGCCGCACTTCGCGACGAGAATGGGTGCTATGTCGTGAACGTAGCTCACCAGCCCGGCGGCCCCAGCGACCGGTTTCTTGACAAGCGGCTTCACGAGCGGCTTCACGAGCGGCTTGGTAATGGGCGTTCTTGCGACAATGGGTTTGTCGGGCTTCGGGGCCAAAGTTTTTGTGGGCGACGCCGGCGAGGCGATGGTGGCCAGCACCCCGGCAATGGCCGGCACCTTGGCGCCGTCAAGCTCCATCATGTCGTGCAGATTGACCAATCGCCGCTTGATCGGCAACGCGCGTTGGGCCAGCTCGGGGGCCGCTGCCGCTTCGACAAGCGCATCTTGGGCCTCGGCCAACGCCGCTGCCGCATCGCGCATCTTGTTTTCTTTGTAGAGCCCCTCGGCCTTCGTCAAGGCGGCATCGGCGGCATGCAACTTTTGCAGCGCCTGTCCTTTCGGAGCGGCGAAAAGCGGCGCCGCAACCAATCCCGCCAGCGCCACCGAAAACGCGATCCATCGAACCGAGCGGAAGGCACGGGTTGAAGTTCGGTCGCAACTCATGCTGAAATTCCTTCGAGAACGCAGATGTTCAGAGCCCAGTAGCCCGCTGCCAACGAGCGCCGGCGCGCACCCCAAGCGTGTCGCTGATTATACGTCCTTCGGTCGAAGACCGACAGCTTATTCCCGCGATCGGCCGTTTTCTGCCGCCAAGGCCATCCGCTGAAGCGTTTCTTCTGCGCCGCGCCCGTTGAAGTGCCTACGCATATCACCGGCTGATTGGTGTGGCCACTAGCCAGCGCAGTCGCCCAGTGCCGGCCGGCGAGTTGACGTTCCGGCTCGGACGCGTCTGACACGAGAACACCGGCCAACGGCAGCGTGTACGAGAATATCGGCGAACGCCGCGGCGCTCGCACTGGCCGACTTCGCTGGCCAGTGGCACACGGCCCACGCCTCGACAACCGTTGACCGGTTTGGCAATTGTTCGTTCGTGTGGCACTGGCTCGTTGGCGGCCGACCCGGTGCCACACGAAGATATGCTCGTGTCGAAATACTTCCAATAGACTGTTAACCGTGACGCCGCCGGGTCGGCTGCGCCGCGGTGGCGGCCAAATGGCCTTTCCGGGTCGGCTTATAACCGTGTTCCAGCGCAAACCACTCGGCGAAGCGCTCGCGATCGACCGCGCGAGAGTTGCGATCGTCGAGCAGATGACCAAGTTCGTGAATCAGGATGTTGTTGAGATAGAAATCCTTGATTGCCCGCTCCGTCCAAACCAGTTTCCAGACGTCGGGTTCATCGTGAACCCAGCGACCGCCGAACATCCGCACTTCATTCACTTGGTTGGGCTTCGGTGGCGCCGAGTACGATTCTTGCAAACTGACTTCGATCGGGTAGAGATAAAGCGCCGAGCCCCATTGCATGCCATAGCAAGGAAAGCTCTGCTTCTTTCGCGTCATTTGGCTCAACTGCACGATCTCGAGCGGCTTGAGAAAGTGCTCGGGCAGATCGGCGAGCCGGGCATGCACCTCGTCCGGCGTTACGACATGGCGGAACCCGACGCCGGGCCGCTGCACGATAATGCGAAACTGCCGCCCATCCTCCCTCGGCTCGTGCCAATTTTCCGGCGGCACAAACGGCAGTCGTTGGGCGCGCTGTGCGGTTCGCGCGCGGCTGCTCAATGGAACGCCCCGCCGGGCTTGTTTCGCACGAGCCATGGCATTGAGATGAGCCAAACGCTTCGGGCTACGGCCACTCGCATTAGACTGGAAAGGATGGAGCATATAGGAAACCCGTCGTCTTCGCTGTTGCTGCAAGATACGGCCGACTTCCATGCTCCACGCCGTAGCACCGCAGTCCCGCGGATGATCGTTTTGATGACCGTTCTGCGAGGGCTCGCAAACCGTCGCAGGAACCACCTCTATACCATCGTAGATAAGCGGCCGAATGAAATACAAGTGAACACATTAAGTCATGTCATGTTAATGACTTAAGTGCATTGAAAATTGCCCCGTTTGCTTGTCCATGGGGTATTGACAACGGCCTTCCGGCCGGCATGGAAATTGGCCTCTCGCAGCCGATATCTCGCGGCATGCGCCGTCCATTCAGAGCGCGCAGGAAATTGCGCGACAAAGCCCGATTGAAGCGTGTGCGATTCCAAACGCGAGCGGACGGTCGAAGAGCGATTACAACCAGCGATCGTCGGAAAAAAAATCGCGAGACGAGGAATCGCTATCGAACCGCAACGAGACCAAGCCCGAAGAAGCCGGTTCAAAGAGCGAAAGGCCGCGAGAGGGCTTCGGAGATGGCGGCGGAACTGGAGTGCCCGACTCACGCAAACTCAAGATCAGCCAGATCAACAGCATTATCAGTGCCAAGCCAAACATGCCCGCGACACCCCACGGCCAAAGCCATTTTGGCAGCGGCGTGGAATTCGTCTTTTTTCGACGATCAATCAAATCGCGCGAGCTGATCGGGCTCGGCTCGGCTTTGCGAACCGTGGCCGTCGAATTCCGGGTGCCGGCCAAAGCGCTCTCGGGTTCTTCGGTCTTGGCGGACGAAAGCGATTGGGCTCGCGGCAAACCGCGCGGCGGCGTCAGACTACGATCGCTGTCGCTCGTGCGGCGTGGCCCGCGGCGAACGGCCGAATCGCCATTTGGCAGAGCGGGCATGGCGCCCCGGCTATCCGACACCTTCGGCTCTCCCGGCCGCGCCTCGGCGCGCCCGGGATTGAAATCGGGTTGTGGCCGCGATGCCGGTCCGCCTTTGATCGTCTCGCGATCGAAATCGGCCAAGGTGTCCTCGATGCTGGTCGGTCGCTCGCGGCGTGGTGGCCGTTGCAAGGTGGCAACATCGCGACGCCGTGGTGGCAATTGGTTTCGCCGCGGTTCTGCGGAATTGCCTCCGGGGCCCGAATTGCGAGCCGCCAGCCAAGCCGACAGCGATGACGCCACTTCGTCGGCCGTCTGACAGCGTGCCTCGGGCGTTTTGGCCATCATCCGCAGACACAAATCCACCAATGCCTGCGGGGCATCGGGCCGATCTTCGTAGACGCTGGCCGGCGCCTTGTGCTGGTGCATGTAAATCCGCTGCGGGAGCGTGCCGGTGGGAAACGGCGGATGGCCGGTCAGCAGGAAATAGAGCGTACAGCCTAGGCTATAGATATCCGCCCGAGAATCGACGCCATGGCTGTCGACCGCTTGCTCGGGAGCCAGATAGTCGGCGGTGCCGAGCACATTTTCATCGTGCGCGATGGTCAGCGACGGCGTTTTCTGATCGATAAACCGTGCCAAGCCGAGATCGAGCAATTTTACGACGCCGCGCCCGTCGACCAGAAGATTCGCCGGTTTGATGTCGCGATGAATCAGGCCCTTGAAATGCGCGTACGCCAAGCCTTCCGCCGATTGGCGAATGTAGTTGGCGGCCGTTTCGAAATCGACCGCCCCCGACTCCTTGACGATATGCTGCAAATCGCGCCCCTCGACATATTCCATCACGATGTAGTGGGTGCCGTCGTGCTCGCCGATATCGAAGGTTTGCACGATGTTCGGATGGTTCAACTGGGCGGCGGCCCGGGCTTCCTGAATAAAGCGGGCGAGATATGACGAGTCGTCGACTCGAGCGGCCGGCAACACTTTCACCGCACGCGGGCAGTGCATGATCGTGTGCTCGGCCAGGTAGACGCTACTCATGCCGCCGGTGCCCAAATGCCCTTGCAGCTT
The DNA window shown above is from Pirellulales bacterium and carries:
- a CDS encoding c-type cytochrome domain-containing protein, with protein sequence MSCDRTSTRAFRSVRWIAFSVALAGLVAAPLFAAPKGQALQKLHAADAALTKAEGLYKENKMRDAAAALAEAQDALVEAAAAPELAQRALPIKRRLVNLHDMMELDGAKVPAIAGVLATIASPASPTKTLAPKPDKPIVARTPITKPLVKPLVKPLVKKPVAGAAGLVSYVHDIAPILVAKCGKCHVDKNLGAFSMDSYASLMKGAKNLSVVMPGDGKGSRIYEVIESGDMPRGGGKVEMVELTMLTKWIDQGAKFDGANATQSIKTLVGPVAGANMQPEQKLEVMAANGHETIRFSRDIAPVLVENCLDCHGTANNPGGALRLTTFNELLIGGNSGLIVLPGKPATSLLLRKIKGTAGDRMPLRKPALSNEVIAKFEKWIAEGAHYDGLSPKDSIEMVAEVYRAEHSTPEELAAARLDRSKRIWRSAIPDDPGQIKETKDFALVGNASPAVMDEVATLAEQQAAKVAQFFKVPEDKPLVKGRITLFVCRQHFDYSEFAKTVESRDLPPNSQGHFRYNVINAYGVLVPPATGSNDYSLAALLTQEIAGNYIASLGRSPAWFAEGVGAATALKLERSDPRLKGWEAAIPGILSSTPNAQVFLDHGLATEVNDCLSLGFAKGLMGNASRFQQLLAGIKQGENFDTIFTRVYRLSPSQLAAAWAAKN
- a CDS encoding protein kinase — protein: MSITAEKFLETIERSGLVEKDQLAEAVKSIKKSDPAAFESAEQLADRLIRLEVVSRGQCDTLLKGKISIEKFLVVVDRSGLVEKDQLKQTLDALKQSNPAAWDDAERMAERLIEAKLLTRWQCDSLLKGKYKNFFLGQYKLQGHLGTGGMSSVYLAEHTIMHCPRAVKVLPAARVDDSSYLARFIQEARAAAQLNHPNIVQTFDIGEHDGTHYIVMEYVEGRDLQHIVKESGAVDFETAANYIRQSAEGLAYAHFKGLIHRDIKPANLLVDGRGVVKLLDLGLARFIDQKTPSLTIAHDENVLGTADYLAPEQAVDSHGVDSRADIYSLGCTLYFLLTGHPPFPTGTLPQRIYMHQHKAPASVYEDRPDAPQALVDLCLRMMAKTPEARCQTADEVASSLSAWLAARNSGPGGNSAEPRRNQLPPRRRDVATLQRPPRRERPTSIEDTLADFDRETIKGGPASRPQPDFNPGRAEARPGEPKVSDSRGAMPALPNGDSAVRRGPRRTSDSDRSLTPPRGLPRAQSLSSAKTEEPESALAGTRNSTATVRKAEPSPISSRDLIDRRKKTNSTPLPKWLWPWGVAGMFGLALIMLLIWLILSLRESGTPVPPPSPKPSRGLSLFEPASSGLVSLRFDSDSSSRDFFSDDRWL